In Hypomesus transpacificus isolate Combined female chromosome 4, fHypTra1, whole genome shotgun sequence, the following are encoded in one genomic region:
- the jtb gene encoding protein JTB isoform X2 — protein MGRMESDCRIPMSCLRPRILALHALFWGLVSLRVFGAALLSEEKASVAKPVGTPCWLVEEFVVAVECSQCNAFQSSWAACTRTGYVERINCTKSNRDEYKSCRSSLLEEHLFWKFEGAMLGLTLLSALVVVVRQRSLDRLASEKVRRQIESI, from the exons ATGGGAAGGATGGAGAGCGACTGCCGGATTCCAATGAGCTGCCTGCGGCCGCGTATCCTGGCCCTGCACGCTCTCTTCTGGGGACTGGTGTCTCTCAG AGTGTTTGGTGCAGCCCTGCTGAGTGAAGAGAAGGCCTCAG TGGCCAAGCCTGTTGGCACTCCATGCTGGCTGGTTGAGGAGTTTGTGGTGGCTGTGGAGTGCTCGCAGTGTAATGCCTTCCAGTCG TCGTGGGCAGCATGCACGCGAACGGGATACGTGGAGAGGATCAACTGCACCAAGTCCAACAGGGACGAGTACAAGAG CTGCCGGTCATCCCTGCTGGAGGAGCACCTGTTCTGGAAGTTTGAGGGGGCGATGCTGGGCCTGACTCTGCTCTCCgccctggtggtggtggtccgCCAGCGCTCCCTGGACCGGCTGGCCTCCGAGAAGGTCCGCAGGCAGATCGAGTCCATCTAG
- the jtb gene encoding protein JTB isoform X1 → MGRMESDCRIPMSCLRPRILALHALFWGLVSLRVFGAALLSEEKASVAKPVGTPCWLVEEFVVAVECSQCNAFQSKSWAACTRTGYVERINCTKSNRDEYKSCRSSLLEEHLFWKFEGAMLGLTLLSALVVVVRQRSLDRLASEKVRRQIESI, encoded by the exons ATGGGAAGGATGGAGAGCGACTGCCGGATTCCAATGAGCTGCCTGCGGCCGCGTATCCTGGCCCTGCACGCTCTCTTCTGGGGACTGGTGTCTCTCAG AGTGTTTGGTGCAGCCCTGCTGAGTGAAGAGAAGGCCTCAG TGGCCAAGCCTGTTGGCACTCCATGCTGGCTGGTTGAGGAGTTTGTGGTGGCTGTGGAGTGCTCGCAGTGTAATGCCTTCCAGTCG AAGTCGTGGGCAGCATGCACGCGAACGGGATACGTGGAGAGGATCAACTGCACCAAGTCCAACAGGGACGAGTACAAGAG CTGCCGGTCATCCCTGCTGGAGGAGCACCTGTTCTGGAAGTTTGAGGGGGCGATGCTGGGCCTGACTCTGCTCTCCgccctggtggtggtggtccgCCAGCGCTCCCTGGACCGGCTGGCCTCCGAGAAGGTCCGCAGGCAGATCGAGTCCATCTAG